The following nucleotide sequence is from Bacteroidota bacterium.
TGGTAAATCATCGGGCGAATTATTATAATATGTTAAAATCACCTTACCATCAATAATATCCGTTTTTTCATCAATAGCTGCTTTTATCTGATAATGTACATCTTGTTGCCAATAACCATCGAACGGTTTTTTGTTTTTCCAGTAGTACGGGTTTTGTTCACTTCGGTAGCTGTATGCAGGCCGAGAAAAATGATCAGGAAGAATTTGAGCATTTACAGAGCCAAAGCCGCTTAAGCAACAGATACCTATAAAAATGATTTGCAGATAACGCATGTTCTTATTTGATTTGTGAAAAATTGTTTACGCAAATATATAACCCTGCCCTTAATAAACATGTATCATTTTATTGCTTTAACCCTTATTCCGGGTATCGGACCTATTACCGGAAAATCGCTGCTGAGCTACTGCGGCAGTGCAGAAGAGATTTTCAGAACAAAAAAATCACAATTGCTCAAAGTTCCCGGAATTGGTGAAGCTGCAGCCGGAGCCATTGTAAATCACGAAGTTTTTGGCCGTGTGGATGAGGAAATGGCTTTTATTGAAAAAAATAAAATTTCCGGATTCAGCTACCTCGATAATAATTATCCGAAACGCCTAAAACAGTTTATCGACGCCCCGCTCATTTTATTTTTTTCGGGCAATGCCGATTTAAATGCTGCTAAAACAATTGGTATCGTCGGCACCCGCAAAGCAACCGAATACGGCAGACATATGTGCGAACAATTGGTTGAGGAATTAAAGAATGAAAATATTTTGTTTGTGAGCGGACTCGCCTACGGAATTGATATTGCTGCGCATAAAGCTTGTGTTAAACGCAATTTGCCCAATATTGGTGTTTTGGCGCATGGGTTAGATATGATTTATCCATATGCCCATAAAGAAACGGCCAAAAAAATGGTGCAGCAGGGCGGTTTGTTAACAGAATCGCTTTCACAAACTAATCCCGACCGCCAAAATTTCCCGAAACGGAATCGTATTGTAGCCGGTATGGTGGATGGACTCATTGTGGTTGAAACTGCTGAAAATGGTGGTGCTGTGTTAACTGCGCTGTTGGCGAATGAATATAATAAAGATGTGATGGCAGTCCCGGGAAATACCACAAGTGCGGTTTCAAAAGGTTGTAATGCCTTAATTAAAACAAACAGAGCCGCAATTATTGAAAATGGAAATGATGTTATGGATGTATTAGGATGGCGTAATCCAAATGAAAATACTACAGTTAAACAAACATCCTTATTTAACGATTTAAGTGAAGATGAACATGCTATTTTTTCGCTGATTAAAGATACCGGTGAAATAGGTATTGATGACCTTACCTTCAAATCACAAAAAACACCGGGAACAGTTGCAGGGGTATTACTTAACCTCGAGTTTTACGGACTCATTGCCAACTTACCCGGTAAAAGATTCAAAGTATTGTAATGTCTGAAACGCAGTAAAATCAAGCCTGACAGCAAAATTATCAAAACCGTTGCGTGAGGGTTGAAAAATATTTTTCGAAATTTACTCTGCTAATTAATTACTTCATTTCACAACGATTTTATACCATTTCACGCGAAGTGGGTTGTGCAGGTATATTATCCTTTCCATCTTGCAGCATCAATTAACATTTTACTCAAATAATCCTATTATGAAAAACAAAATTACACTGTTGCTGAGTTGTTTTTGCGCTACTTACATGTGGGCACAAACTCCTGGTACTCAAATTATTCTTCAAACCCATGGGGGTTCAATTAATTCCATTATAACCGGTGATATTAATGGGGATGGAACAGATGAATTTATCGAAAACATGGGCAATACTTTTTTGATAAAATATAATAATGGTGGATCACTTTGGCAAAATAGTTATACCATAAATGAAATGGCAAATTATTACAGTAGTGAAATTGTTGTTACAGATATTAATGCGGATGGTTTTAATGATATTATTACCTATTCATCATTATACAGTAATTGCAAATGGCTGGAAAATCCAACTGATGGTTCAACAAATTGGACCGAACATACTGTAATAGGTAATTATCATTTTATGATGGGTGTTTTTGATGTAGATGGCGATTTAATGCCGGATATATTTTTAGAAAATTTAGGTGGCACTTTGGGCTGGGTAAAAAATGTGGATGGTGAATTTACAACGTTCACAACTATTCCTGATACATACAGCGCAACACAGGCAAAAGGAATTGCAGATTTTGATCAGGATGGCGATACAGATATGACCCTTTATTTTGATGATTGCTGCATAAAATATTTTAGAAATAATAGTAATGGAACTTTTACCGCTTTAACAGTATCAAGCGATGAATATCAGAATGATATTATCGTTACTGATACGAATGATGATGGTTTCGCTGATATCGTTTATAATTATTACACCGGATATGATGTGGCAGTATTTAATTCTGTTACTAATGTATTTGGACCATCAGCAGTTTTTGGAACTTATTTTGCAGTTCAAACCACATTTAGTGATATAGACGGTGATGGTGATGATGATTTTATTGTAATAAGTGACGAAGGTGTTGAAGGTTTTTACTCATTAAAATATCGTGAAAATAATGGTGGTTTTGGAATCTTAACAACATTGAATGATTCAATCCCTCAACGTGATGGTAAATATTATTTTTACGATTATAATTTTGATGGCAGATCAGATTTATTTTCTACATTACTTGGTAAAATATATGTAGACACAAGCAATTTTGTTACTGATGAAATTAGTGCAGAATTTTCTCCAGAATCTAATTATTTACGTATGGATTTAATTCGTTATTTCGATGTGAATAATGATGGTGATGAAGATATTATGCTGGCAAATAATGATGGTGTTGTTGGTTGGATAGATTATGATGAAATTAATGATACAATCGACAATGTGCATCACTTACCAAAAATAGATGCAAGCCCCTACCCTGTTGCCTTTCAGGAAGCCGACCTCGATAACGATGGCGACATGGACCTGGTTTCGAGTTTTAAAAGTTTTTATGGTGGTGAACAGATTTCCTATTATTTTTTAAATAATGGCACCGGCAATTTTACGATGTATAATTTCAGTGACCATGCATACGGTCAGTTATATTTTTTAGATGCTGATGAAGATGGTGATTTAGATTTTGTTGGATACGATATTTCAGCTAAAAGTCTTGTTTTATATTTAAATACCGGAATTCCAACTGCCCTCTTAAGCTTTTCATCTACCCTTTCAACCGGAACAGTTTATGGTGCTGATATGTCTGACTATGATAATGATGGTGATTTAGATTTTATTCATAGTAAATATGCAAATACTTATTTACAGGTAATTAAAAATGAACCCGGATTGGCATTTAGTCCTTCAACAATGTTAGTTACACATGGTTGCACAACTGCAACATTAGTTTACACAGAAGATTTTGACGATAATGGTTTAATAGATATCGGATACACCTGTAATACAGGTACTTTTAATGTTAAATTAAACATAGATGGTGACTATGTTAGTAATTCTTATGGTTCATCTGTTGGATCCTTGGGTTATGGGCCTTCCTACACAACAACGGCGGATGTAAATCAGGATAATGTTGAAGATTTTATTGTTTCATCATATACAACCGGAACACATTTTAAATTATCAGATGGTCCGGGAATATATCTTACAACGGACTATACTTTTTCACCGGATTATGGTCGTTTTGCTTATGTTAATGATAACGATATTATAGATTTTATAGGAACAAGTAATACCGCTTTATACATAATATATGATGTAACAACTGTTGCACCGGATATCACCGTTACCGATCCTGCAGTTTTATGGCTGGAAGAAGGTGGTGCAACTGCTACTATTTCAATTGTTGCCAATACCATTCCGGCAAATGATTTAGAAATTTCATTTGTCCCTGATGCAACCATTAATTGTGGTGCAGGTGAAGGTTTACCATTTATAATTACTATTCCAAACGATTCCACTGCATTAATTCCACAAATTATTACATGTTCAGTTCCTGAAGACATTGAAGTAGAAAATATTTACAACCAGTCTGTTGCAATTACCACCTCCGCACCAACATGGGGCATGTTTGCGGGTTTAATTGATGATTCATTCGAGTTTATGATTTCAGATAACGATTTTGGTTTATTTGTTTCTCATACCGGCGTTAGTTTAGCTGAAGGTGTTGCTGCAACAACAATTGAATTTAATATCAATAAAGTAGTTTCCGACCCGGTTGAATTAACAATTAATCCGGATGCTGATATTGCATTAAATGGTGTATTAGGTACAGCTGCTGTAATCGATATCCCAACAGGATTAGGTGCAGTTGCAACCTTCAGTTATACTGTGGCAAATACTAATGATTATGTAGACGAAAATAGTGTTATTGAATACGTAAAGTACGATTTCAGCAGTGCAGATATGTATATCAACGATTTTATTGCCGACAGTCTCGAAGTAACATTAACCGATAACGACATAGCCAACGTGATTCGCGTGTCAGGTGGTGCGGTAATTACCGAAGGTATTGAGGTTTTCCCGCTTGACGTTAAAATAACCTCTGCTCCAACATCAGATGTGTTTGTAACCCTTACCCCAAATATTCAATTAGATTTAGGAGCAGGTGCAGGAATGCCGGTTACCCTAACTTTTAGTGCAGGTTTAACTATCCCTGATGCTATTACAACAAATGTTTATGCTGTTGAAGATGGTATTTCAGAACCATTACATTCAGGTATTATTGCATTTACTATTACCTCTGACGACCCGTTATATAATGATGAATTATTGGGTAATCTTACCATTAGTATTGAAGATGTGGAAACCGTTGGTATTGATGGACTTGTATCAGATGAAACAATAATTATCACACCAACTGTCGGAACAGGTTTATTTGAAGTTGCACTTTCAGAAACTGTTTCTTCAATAATGGTTGTAAATACATTAGGGCAAACAATTTTTTCAGAAGAAAATAATGGAAAAACAACCCAAACAATTGACCTTACCGGTTTACCTGCAGGCACATATTTTATTTCTGCAATCAGCTCAGATGCTGTAACTACAACTCCTTTTCATATAACCCATTAAAAACAGCGGTTTTAAAATTCAAACGCGGAGCATTTACTCCGCGTTTTTTTATGCACAAAACGGTGACCTAAGTTATTTCTTTCACAAAAAACACTGCCGTATCTTTGCACCTGAAACAACCCTTATTATAAATACTATGAAAGAACAAGGTCTTAAAAACCCCACGGCAACGCTTAGCAGTATTGGGCTTCAGCATAAAGCAACTGCCTATTGGAATCTCACCCCTGCTGAGTTGGTTGAACATACTATTGCCCGTGGAATGGGCGTTTTAGCCGATAGTGGCGCTTTAGTTGTAGACACCGGAAAATTCAGAGGTCGTGCTCCTAAAGATAAATTTACCGTTAAAGACAGTAAAACCGAAAACACTGTAGACTGGAATAACTTCAACATTCCTACAGAACCTGCAGTTTTTGAAAAATTATATCACAAGGTATTAAATTACCTTAGCGACAAAGACATTTGGGTGCGCGATAACTATGCCTGCGCAGAACCTCAATACCGTTTAAACATCAGAGTTATCAACGAATACCCTTGGGGTAATTTGTTTTGCGATAATATGTTTCTCCGCCCTTCAGAAGCGGAAATTAAAACGCAAAATCCGGACTGGCTTATTGTTAATGCACCGGGTTTTCAGGCTAATCCTGCTGAAGACGGCACCCGCGAGGCCAATTTTGCCATGATTGATTTCACTAAACGTATCATCCTGATTGGCGGCACCGGCTATACCGGAGAAATGAAAAAAGGTATTTTCACCGTACTCAACTACTGGCTACCGCAGGAACAGGGCGTTTTAAGTATGCACTGCTCTTCAAATGTGGGTAAGGATGGTGATGTAGCCGTATTTTTCGGACTTTCAGGAACCGGAAAAACAACACTTTCTGCTGATCCTAACCGCCGTTTAATTGGTGATGATGAACATGGTTGGACCGAAGACAGCGTTTTCAACTTCGAAGGCGGATGTTATGCTAAATGTGTGAACCTGACCAAAGAAAATGAACCTCAGATTTTTAATGCGATAAAATTTGGTTCTATCCTCGAAAACATTGAGTTTTTCCCGGGAACACGCAATGTCGACTTTGCCAATATCACTAAAACCGAAAACACCAGGGTAAGCTACCCTATCGAATATATCGATAATATTATGACCCCAAGCAAAGGTGGTCTGCCAAAAAATATCTTCTTTTTAACTTGCGATGCATTCGGTGTATTGCCTCCAATCAGCAAACTTACTCCGGGTCAGGCAATGTATCAGTTTTTAAGCGGCTATACAGCAAAAGTTGCCGGAACAGAAGCAGGTGTTACTGAACCACAGTTAACATTTTCAACTTGTTTTGGTGCTCCTTTCCTCCCCTTACATCCAACAAAATATGCTGAAATGTTGGGAGAAAAAATGCGCAAACACAATGTAAATGTATGGCTGATTAATACCGGCTGGACTGCAGGTCCTTACGGTACCGGTCACCGCATGAAATTGTCGTATACCCGCGCTATGATTACCGCTGCATTAAACGGCGAATTGGACAATGTTCAATTTGTTGCGCATGATATTTTCGGACTATTAATGCCGGCTACCTGTCCTAATGTGCCTGCAGATATTCTGAATCCACGCAACACCTGGAACGATAAAGCCGCATACGACCAAAAAGCGTCGAATCTGGCAGCTCAATTTGTGAAAAATTTTGAAAAATACGCTGATAAAGCAAATGCAGAAATTTTAGCTGCAGCACCAAAAGTGTCAGCAAGCGTATAATATTTTTAATATTCGTTATGACCCACTGCAAAATTTGTAGTGGGTCACTTTTTTATACTAAAACAGGGTAATTTAACGTTAGTCAAAAAAATATCAGCTATGAAAAAGTTTGTTTTACTCCTACTGTTTGGTGCCGTAGTAATTGGCACCGGTTCTGGTTTTCAGCGCATAAAACCTATGCAGAAATTCATGAAAAAAGAAGGTTTTGTTTTTGTTCCTTCCGGTACAGTTACCATTCAGGGAAAACCAACCACCATACAATCTTTTTTTATGTTGGCAGGCGAAGTAACAAACAAACAATACAATGCCTTTTTAAGCGACTTGCAACAACAGGGCAAAACTGCTGAATATGAAATTGCGAAAATTGTCCCTGAAAAATGGAAACTGGATAATGCTTCCATGGAAAATATGGTTAAATTGTATCATGTGCACGAATCGTTTACCAATTATCCTGTAGTAAATATATCGCAGGAAGGTGCCCGATTATATTGTAAATGGTTGGAAGAAAAATACAACGCTGCAGGTTATCAAGTTAAAGTACGGTTACCATTGGATGCTGAATGGCAATATGCCGCAAAAGGTGGTAACGATAACAATATTTATGCTTGGTCAGGAAGTGAATTACGCAGTTCAAAAGGTTTGTATTTAGCCAATTTCAAAACAGAAAAGGTGAGCGATGATGGTGGTTATTTTACAGCTATCACAAAATCGTATAATCCAAACGACTATGGCTTGTACAACATGTGTGGCAACGTAAGTGAATGGACCAGTGATGATGCCATGTCGAAGGGTGGCAGCTGGTGGAGCGATCCCAAATATCTTAAAATTGATGCGCCACAGGAATTTGGTAATTCGTTACAAGCTTCCCCATTTATTGGTTTCAGGCCGGTTATTACTGTAACAATGAATTAGGATAACTCAAAAATCACAAGTTATTGAGGTGGTAATATTTTCGCTTAGACGGTTCTCAAATTAATTTGCTACTTTTAAACATAATTTTTAATTATGCGCCTGAGTAAATTAGCCCTGTTAATTGTTATCATACTATCTTTTGCATTTTCCTCAATAAATAAATCCCCAAACCGATTTCTTAAAAATGAAGGATTTGAATTAATTCAATCTGCGGGCTCAACTGATTATTATATATCAGCTACCGAAATTACCAACAAACAATATTTACTTTTTTTAAATGATTTGAAAGCAGCCAATAACACTAAAGATTTGGCAATTGCTACGGTTGACTCATTGCAATGGCAAAATGAATTTTCTTATAATGCCCCTTATACCAATTATTATTTTCGCCATATTGCATATGAAAACTATCCTGTAGTAAATATTTCATACGATGCAGCAATTTTATATTGTAATTGGCTACAACTAAAGTATCAAAAATCAGGATATGATGTTATTGTTCGCCTGCCGACTGAAGCAGAATGGATTAATGCAGCAAAAGGTGGTAATGCCAATAATATTTATGGATGGGATGGCAATGACTTAACAGATAAAAAGGGTAATTATCTATGTAATTTTGCAGTGCAAGATTCAACAAATGACATATTAACACCTGTAAAATCTTTTAAGCCAAATAAATTCGGATTATACAATATGAGTGGCAATGTAGCTGAAATGTTATCGATAAAAGGAGCTCATAAAGGCGGCAGTTGGAACAATGCCATTGAACTCCTAAAAATCGATGCAGTTGATCCGTATACCGGCATATCTTCACCTTTACCTACAATTGGGTTCAGACCATTAATTGAATTGAATATAACAGCAAACTAAATCGAATGATTAAAAAATTTACTTTCTATTTATTATTACTTGTTGGCCTCGGATTTAATAATCAGGCCAATGCGCAAACTGCCTGCACTGATATTGTAATCCCGGATGTAATCACACCAAATGGTGATGGCATTAACGATTTATTGATTATCACCTGTATCGAAAATTATCCGGATAATGAGTTAACCGTTTATAGCCGCTGGGGCGAAATTGTTTATCATGCAATTGGTTATTCCAACAACTGGGATGGTTATGCTGAAAAAAATAAAAGTCCACTACCCGATGGCACTTATGTATTTATTTTAAAAGCAAAAATGAATGGTGAAGAAAAACAACTAACCGGAAACTTAACCATTACAAGATGATTAAACAATTACACTTAATTGTTTTACTTTTTTTATTTACAAATGAAGTGCTGAATGCGCAACAACCCTTTTTTACGCAATTTAATGAAAACCCGATTGTATTAAATCCTGCATATACCGGGAATAGTTACCATTTAAATATAAGAGGTCAATATAAAACGTTGTGGACAGGCTTGGAAACTACTCCTTCCACCGCTATAATTAGTGCCCACAGCCCAATTGGGATAAGCAGTTCATCTATTGGTATTATAGTATTGCATGATGTTTTCGGAATTAGTAATACCAATGCGGTTACGTTAAATTATGCTTATCGTTTTCAAACAACATTTGGCAGAATTGTAGTAGGTGCTGATGTATCTGCAACTAATTATCAGCAACAACTTACAAAAACGCATCCCGGCATGAGCAACGACCCTGCTCTGGCTGCAGATTTTAATGCCATGTATATGAATGCCGGATTTGGAGCAGCATGGGAAAATGAAAATGGTTATTTCGGAATTGCAATGCCCGGTATGTTAAATCCATCTAAAACAAAAGAAATAAATGATACCATTACTTTTATGCCTGCGCAACTTAATATCAATGGCGCATATAAATTTACATTAAATGAGGCATGGGAAATGGAGCCTGCTATGAGTTTTAGTTATATCGATAAATTACCATCACAAATGGCTTTACTTTTTTCGTTTGAATGGGATAATACTGTTGGATTTTTAGTGGGATATCGAAGTAGTAATGTTTATTCTGCAGGTGTTAAATTTCATTTTATGGATAATTTTTTAATCGGATATAATTACGATTATTACGCGTCAACATTAAATGTTTTAGGTGGTGGCCACGAATTAGTTTTAGGATTTGATTTAAATAAACCGGAAGGAGAATAAATTATGGTTTGTGTTTACGCTCCTGATTTAATTGATCAATCTGAATACACCTTAAGTGAACCGGAATCACATCATGTTACCAACGTATTACGTTCAAAAATTAATGATGTTATCCAGTTAACAAACGGACAAGGGAAATTATTTAATGCAATAATTACTGAAGTGCATAAAAAAAATACCCGTGTTCAAATTACTGCTCATCAAACTTTTACAAGGCAACCCGGCGCAATACATTTGGTAATTGCACCTGTTAAAACAAATGAACGTTTGGGTTTTTTATTGGAAAAATTAACGGAATTGGATGTTGCTTCAATAACACCTATATTGACACAAAACGGAGAGCGACGCGTATTTAACCACGATAAGGAAATGCATCATCTGGTAGCAGCAATAAAACAATCTAAAAACCCGTTTTTACCAATACTGCATCCCTTAATAAAATTTGAACAATATTTAACAGGAAGTAAACTAAACCTAGCACAAAAATTGATTTGTCATTGTCGCGAAACACCTAAACCGCTTTTAGCAAATACCTATAAAAAGGGTAATGATGTAATTGTTTGCATTGGTCCGGAAGGTGATTTCACAAAAGAAGAAGTTATTTTTGCTGAAGGGCATGGATTTAATTCCGTAAGTTTGGGTGATGGTGTATTACGCGCTGAAACTGCCGGAATTGCCGCAAGTATGATTGTTAAAACCTTGAACCAGATAAAATGAAACACAAAATTTTAGGATTGACCGGTTTGGTTGCAATGGCATTGTTGATGTCGTTTGCCCCAATTGCACCGAGCAATTCTATCGCTTTATTAAAATATAATGGCGGTGGCGACTGGTATGCCAACCCAACCTCATTACCAAATTTAGCTGCCTTTTGTAATAAAAACCTCGATTTAAACATTAACACCGACCCGCCAACGGTTGAAGTGGGTAGTCCCGATTTATTTAATTACCCATTCTTGCATATGACAGGCCATGGCAATGTGGTTTTTTCGACTGATGAGGCACAAAATCTGAGAACGTATTTAATTGCAGGCGGTTTTCTGCATATAGATGATAATTACGGTATGGACCCTTTTGTTCGTCCTGCCTTAAAAAAAGTGTTTCCTGAACTCGATTTGGTGGAATTACCTTTCACCCACCCGATATTTCACCAGAAATATGAGTTCAAAAACGGATTACCTAAAATACATGAACACGACAATAAACCACCACAAGCTTTTGGCTTATTTTGGGAAGGCAGACTCATTTGTTTGTATACCTATGAATGCGACTTAGGCGATGGCTGGGAAGATCCTGACGTACATAAGGACCCTGAGGAAGTTCGCCAAAAAGCCCTGCAGATGGGCGCTAACATCCTCCAATACGTTTTTATGAATAACTCGGGCAACTGAATACCTTACACCACACACAACATTTAACAATAATTTCCTACTTTCGTATTTGGGGGTGGGGGTAATTTTTTAAGTTAACCTTTCAAAGTTCAGGATGAAATCCCAAAAGGATGAAGTAATGCAGATTTTACTGGTGGAAGATAACCCCGGTGATATCCGATTAACGCAGGAAGCCCTGAAAGAGGGCTCCATTCGTAATGAATTGCATGTGGTAAAAGATGGCGTTGAAGCTATTGATTACCTTAAACGAAAAGGGAAATATACCAACCAGCCCACACCCGATATCATTCTCCTTGATTTAAATTTACCACGCAAAGACGGCCGTGAAGTATTGGCCGAAATTAAAGCTGACGAGAACCTTAAATTAATTCCGGTGATTATTCTGACAACATCCGATGCTGACCTGGATATACAAAAGAGTTACAAATTGCACGCAAATTGTTTTATCACCAAACCTGTCGACCTTGACCAGTTTATTTTTATTATCCGACAAATAGAAACATTCTGGTTTACTGTGGTAAAACTTCCGGCAAAAAAATTTTGAAGCCCTAAAAAATGGAACCTAAACAAACAACCAACATTTTACTCATCGAAGACAACCCTGCTGATGCACGATTAGTCGAAATTTATCTGAATGAATCCACACTGCTCATCCCTAAAATTTCACGCGTAGCCGAACTGAAAAAAGGTTTATTTATGCTCGAAGAAAGCGACTATGATGTTGTTTTACTCGATTTAACCTTACCCGATAGTTCAGGTTTTGATACCGTA
It contains:
- the dprA gene encoding DNA-protecting protein DprA — protein: MYHFIALTLIPGIGPITGKSLLSYCGSAEEIFRTKKSQLLKVPGIGEAAAGAIVNHEVFGRVDEEMAFIEKNKISGFSYLDNNYPKRLKQFIDAPLILFFSGNADLNAAKTIGIVGTRKATEYGRHMCEQLVEELKNENILFVSGLAYGIDIAAHKACVKRNLPNIGVLAHGLDMIYPYAHKETAKKMVQQGGLLTESLSQTNPDRQNFPKRNRIVAGMVDGLIVVETAENGGAVLTALLANEYNKDVMAVPGNTTSAVSKGCNALIKTNRAAIIENGNDVMDVLGWRNPNENTTVKQTSLFNDLSEDEHAIFSLIKDTGEIGIDDLTFKSQKTPGTVAGVLLNLEFYGLIANLPGKRFKVL
- a CDS encoding T9SS type A sorting domain-containing protein; protein product: MKNKITLLLSCFCATYMWAQTPGTQIILQTHGGSINSIITGDINGDGTDEFIENMGNTFLIKYNNGGSLWQNSYTINEMANYYSSEIVVTDINADGFNDIITYSSLYSNCKWLENPTDGSTNWTEHTVIGNYHFMMGVFDVDGDLMPDIFLENLGGTLGWVKNVDGEFTTFTTIPDTYSATQAKGIADFDQDGDTDMTLYFDDCCIKYFRNNSNGTFTALTVSSDEYQNDIIVTDTNDDGFADIVYNYYTGYDVAVFNSVTNVFGPSAVFGTYFAVQTTFSDIDGDGDDDFIVISDEGVEGFYSLKYRENNGGFGILTTLNDSIPQRDGKYYFYDYNFDGRSDLFSTLLGKIYVDTSNFVTDEISAEFSPESNYLRMDLIRYFDVNNDGDEDIMLANNDGVVGWIDYDEINDTIDNVHHLPKIDASPYPVAFQEADLDNDGDMDLVSSFKSFYGGEQISYYFLNNGTGNFTMYNFSDHAYGQLYFLDADEDGDLDFVGYDISAKSLVLYLNTGIPTALLSFSSTLSTGTVYGADMSDYDNDGDLDFIHSKYANTYLQVIKNEPGLAFSPSTMLVTHGCTTATLVYTEDFDDNGLIDIGYTCNTGTFNVKLNIDGDYVSNSYGSSVGSLGYGPSYTTTADVNQDNVEDFIVSSYTTGTHFKLSDGPGIYLTTDYTFSPDYGRFAYVNDNDIIDFIGTSNTALYIIYDVTTVAPDITVTDPAVLWLEEGGATATISIVANTIPANDLEISFVPDATINCGAGEGLPFIITIPNDSTALIPQIITCSVPEDIEVENIYNQSVAITTSAPTWGMFAGLIDDSFEFMISDNDFGLFVSHTGVSLAEGVAATTIEFNINKVVSDPVELTINPDADIALNGVLGTAAVIDIPTGLGAVATFSYTVANTNDYVDENSVIEYVKYDFSSADMYINDFIADSLEVTLTDNDIANVIRVSGGAVITEGIEVFPLDVKITSAPTSDVFVTLTPNIQLDLGAGAGMPVTLTFSAGLTIPDAITTNVYAVEDGISEPLHSGIIAFTITSDDPLYNDELLGNLTISIEDVETVGIDGLVSDETIIITPTVGTGLFEVALSETVSSIMVVNTLGQTIFSEENNGKTTQTIDLTGLPAGTYFISAISSDAVTTTPFHITH
- the pckA gene encoding phosphoenolpyruvate carboxykinase (ATP), with product MKEQGLKNPTATLSSIGLQHKATAYWNLTPAELVEHTIARGMGVLADSGALVVDTGKFRGRAPKDKFTVKDSKTENTVDWNNFNIPTEPAVFEKLYHKVLNYLSDKDIWVRDNYACAEPQYRLNIRVINEYPWGNLFCDNMFLRPSEAEIKTQNPDWLIVNAPGFQANPAEDGTREANFAMIDFTKRIILIGGTGYTGEMKKGIFTVLNYWLPQEQGVLSMHCSSNVGKDGDVAVFFGLSGTGKTTLSADPNRRLIGDDEHGWTEDSVFNFEGGCYAKCVNLTKENEPQIFNAIKFGSILENIEFFPGTRNVDFANITKTENTRVSYPIEYIDNIMTPSKGGLPKNIFFLTCDAFGVLPPISKLTPGQAMYQFLSGYTAKVAGTEAGVTEPQLTFSTCFGAPFLPLHPTKYAEMLGEKMRKHNVNVWLINTGWTAGPYGTGHRMKLSYTRAMITAALNGELDNVQFVAHDIFGLLMPATCPNVPADILNPRNTWNDKAAYDQKASNLAAQFVKNFEKYADKANAEILAAAPKVSASV
- a CDS encoding SUMF1/EgtB/PvdO family nonheme iron enzyme yields the protein MKKFVLLLLFGAVVIGTGSGFQRIKPMQKFMKKEGFVFVPSGTVTIQGKPTTIQSFFMLAGEVTNKQYNAFLSDLQQQGKTAEYEIAKIVPEKWKLDNASMENMVKLYHVHESFTNYPVVNISQEGARLYCKWLEEKYNAAGYQVKVRLPLDAEWQYAAKGGNDNNIYAWSGSELRSSKGLYLANFKTEKVSDDGGYFTAITKSYNPNDYGLYNMCGNVSEWTSDDAMSKGGSWWSDPKYLKIDAPQEFGNSLQASPFIGFRPVITVTMN
- a CDS encoding SUMF1/EgtB/PvdO family nonheme iron enzyme, translating into MRLSKLALLIVIILSFAFSSINKSPNRFLKNEGFELIQSAGSTDYYISATEITNKQYLLFLNDLKAANNTKDLAIATVDSLQWQNEFSYNAPYTNYYFRHIAYENYPVVNISYDAAILYCNWLQLKYQKSGYDVIVRLPTEAEWINAAKGGNANNIYGWDGNDLTDKKGNYLCNFAVQDSTNDILTPVKSFKPNKFGLYNMSGNVAEMLSIKGAHKGGSWNNAIELLKIDAVDPYTGISSPLPTIGFRPLIELNITAN
- a CDS encoding gliding motility-associated C-terminal domain-containing protein, with amino-acid sequence MIKKFTFYLLLLVGLGFNNQANAQTACTDIVIPDVITPNGDGINDLLIITCIENYPDNELTVYSRWGEIVYHAIGYSNNWDGYAEKNKSPLPDGTYVFILKAKMNGEEKQLTGNLTITR
- a CDS encoding PorP/SprF family type IX secretion system membrane protein, which gives rise to MIKQLHLIVLLFLFTNEVLNAQQPFFTQFNENPIVLNPAYTGNSYHLNIRGQYKTLWTGLETTPSTAIISAHSPIGISSSSIGIIVLHDVFGISNTNAVTLNYAYRFQTTFGRIVVGADVSATNYQQQLTKTHPGMSNDPALAADFNAMYMNAGFGAAWENENGYFGIAMPGMLNPSKTKEINDTITFMPAQLNINGAYKFTLNEAWEMEPAMSFSYIDKLPSQMALLFSFEWDNTVGFLVGYRSSNVYSAGVKFHFMDNFLIGYNYDYYASTLNVLGGGHELVLGFDLNKPEGE
- a CDS encoding 16S rRNA (uracil(1498)-N(3))-methyltransferase; translation: MVCVYAPDLIDQSEYTLSEPESHHVTNVLRSKINDVIQLTNGQGKLFNAIITEVHKKNTRVQITAHQTFTRQPGAIHLVIAPVKTNERLGFLLEKLTELDVASITPILTQNGERRVFNHDKEMHHLVAAIKQSKNPFLPILHPLIKFEQYLTGSKLNLAQKLICHCRETPKPLLANTYKKGNDVIVCIGPEGDFTKEEVIFAEGHGFNSVSLGDGVLRAETAGIAASMIVKTLNQIK